A genomic window from Acinetobacter lwoffii includes:
- a CDS encoding iron-containing redox enzyme family protein produces the protein MFVSTELSLPLSPNKNHNYQIKSFKDWVDFFQDTEISTYTKTEKAESYLSDLIKNLNIDTLGWLDQPAQVEQHLLEQHHQICATFQAYVNRRKQQQPREYFPTVSHAFEFLAKVAPVKLVDGSWLYSTVPNCNQPELKDLIYIYLEELGLGHPRANHVTMYQDLLSHYELNSYTEHLDDSYYEQAAVQLALAYAPAKYLPLVIGFNLGYEQLPLHLLITNYELAELGIDPHYFNVHITIDNVHNGHAQKSLQAFIQHFNQAEDPQIYLELIKKGYVLNDIGKSSSQIIKELDIGQMALKVFQNKALIGQYIHNQKCQFSGKTINDWLSNPAQIAEFLQVMIDKGWIVKDAPVEQSRFWKMIDHPEGKMFGVFNATEKQIIKDWIQGASLATRLSSRSAAPSQAKIEPAMSRMDQQRLNQLKSRFMRCEGAEQKIDLLIPYTAPHMHHTEIGLWATRQLSQLLFPFQTQAMHYS, from the coding sequence ATGTTCGTCAGCACAGAGCTAAGTTTACCTTTATCGCCAAATAAAAATCATAATTATCAAATTAAAAGCTTTAAGGATTGGGTCGACTTTTTTCAAGATACTGAAATTTCGACATATACCAAAACTGAAAAAGCTGAATCTTATTTGAGCGATCTGATTAAAAATTTAAATATTGATACTCTCGGATGGTTAGATCAGCCCGCACAGGTTGAACAGCATCTTTTAGAACAACATCATCAAATCTGTGCCACTTTCCAGGCCTATGTCAATCGCCGTAAACAGCAGCAGCCTCGGGAATATTTTCCAACGGTTTCTCATGCTTTCGAATTCCTGGCCAAAGTTGCACCGGTCAAACTGGTCGATGGTTCCTGGTTATATTCGACCGTGCCAAACTGTAATCAGCCCGAGCTAAAAGATTTGATTTACATCTATCTCGAAGAGCTTGGTTTAGGGCATCCGCGTGCCAATCATGTCACCATGTATCAGGACCTGTTGAGTCATTATGAGCTGAACAGTTACACCGAGCATTTGGATGACAGTTACTACGAACAGGCTGCCGTACAGCTAGCACTAGCTTATGCCCCAGCCAAATATTTACCTTTGGTCATTGGCTTTAATCTCGGCTATGAACAGTTACCGCTACATCTGTTAATCACCAATTATGAACTGGCTGAACTGGGTATCGATCCGCATTATTTCAATGTGCACATTACTATTGATAATGTTCACAATGGTCATGCACAGAAATCCCTGCAAGCGTTTATCCAGCATTTTAATCAAGCTGAAGATCCACAAATTTATCTTGAACTGATTAAAAAAGGCTATGTTCTGAATGACATCGGCAAAAGTTCCTCCCAGATCATTAAGGAACTGGATATTGGGCAGATGGCTTTAAAAGTTTTCCAGAATAAAGCGCTGATTGGTCAATATATTCATAATCAGAAATGCCAGTTTAGTGGCAAGACCATCAATGACTGGTTATCCAATCCTGCCCAGATTGCCGAGTTTTTGCAGGTCATGATTGACAAAGGCTGGATCGTAAAAGATGCACCAGTGGAGCAAAGCCGTTTCTGGAAAATGATAGATCATCCGGAAGGTAAAATGTTTGGGGTTTTTAATGCAACCGAAAAACAGATTATTAAAGACTGGATTCAGGGTGCAAGCTTAGCAACTCGCCTGTCCTCTCGTAGTGCAGCGCCATCACAAGCAAAAATTGAACCTGCAATGAGCCGCATGGACCAGCAGCGCTTGAATCAGTTAAAAAGCCGCTTTATGCGCTGTGAAGGTGCTGAACAGAAAATTGATCTACTGATTCCTTATACTGCACCGCATATGCATCACACCGAAATAGGCTTATGGGCGACTCGTCAGTTAAGCCAGTTATTATTTCCTTTTCAGACCCAGGCGATGCATTATTCCTAA